One genomic window of Medicago truncatula cultivar Jemalong A17 chromosome 1, MtrunA17r5.0-ANR, whole genome shotgun sequence includes the following:
- the LOC25484460 gene encoding rRNA-processing protein EFG1 isoform X2: MAHGGGVNKRRERVNPASNRRKTTTKKFRPPVSLKNQIRSAERMLRKNLPAEVREAQEQKLEALKKQQDIHTRLAVERKIFLRDKKIKFFERRKIERRIRRLEKLQRASSSQSASPDQLASLKQDLQYVMYFPKNEKYVPLFSGTDDAEIVDKRNGLRKQIEDRLSAAAASGKDLEETGSEDDGLLDLSDDDFFLAGSSSDEADADDELTDKSTREQASGKAVSGMSSDEKNQISARALMPPPRPSNKLSRFGSAGQNSSKQRSDISTSRYASNSKSSSDFRVREPSRSGTSSDFRVREPSRAGTSSDFRVREPSRSGTSHGSSLSSNSDAHKPRTGHGSSLSSNSDAHKPRRKRRPKKKKKQE, from the exons ATGGCTCACGGCGGCGGTGTCAACAAGCGCCGCGAGAGGGTCAACCCCGCCTCAAACCGTAGAAAAACCACCACCAAGAAATTCAGACCACCCGTTTCTCTCAAAAACCAAATCCGATCCGCCGAACGCATGCTCCGAAAG AATTTACCAGCGGAGGTTAGAGAAGCACAGGAGCAGAAACTGGAAGCACTGAAGAAACAGCAGGATATTCACACTCGCCTCGCTGTGGAACGTAAGATATTTTTACGTGATAAGAAGATTAAGTTCTTTGAGAGGAGAAAGATTGAACGGAGAATTAGACGCTTAGAGAAGCTTCAGCGTGCTTCTTCGTCTCAATCTGCTTCTCCTGATCAGCTTGCATCGCTTAAACAAGATCTTCAATATGTTATG TACTTTCCCAAGAATGAGAAATATGTTCCTTTATTTAGTGGAACTGATGATGCGGAGATAGTTGACAAGCGAAATGGGCTGCGCAAACAGATTGAAGACAGGTTATCTGCGGCTGCTGCAAGTGGCAAGGATTTAGAAG AGACTGGCAGTGAGGATGACGGTCTTCTGGATCTCAGTGATGATGATTTTTTCCTTGCTGGGAGTTCTAGTGATGAAGCTGACGCAGATGATGAATTGACAGACAAAAGTACCAG AGAGCAGGCTTCTGGAAAAGCTGTGTCTGGCATGTCCAGCGATGAAAAAAATCAG ATTTCTGCCAGAGCTTTGATGCCTCCTCCTCGCCCTTCAAACAAGTTGTCAAGGTTTGGGTCTGCAGGCCAAAATTCATCTAAACAGAGATCTGATATTTCTACATCCCGCTACGCATCAAACAGCAAAAGCAGCTCAGACTTCAGAGTAAGGGAACCCTCAAGATCAGGGACCAGCTCAGACTTCAGAGTAAGGGAACCTTCAAGAGCAGGGACCAGCTCAGACTTCAGAGTAAGGGAACCCTCAAGATCAGGGACCAGTCATGGCAGTAGTCTAAGCTCCAACTCTGATGCTCACAAGCCTCGGACAGGTCATGGCAGTAGTCTAAGCTCCAACTCTGATGCTCACAAGCCTCGGAGAAAGAGAAGAcctaagaagaaaaagaagcag GAATGA
- the LOC25484460 gene encoding rRNA-processing protein EFG1 isoform X1 produces the protein MAHGGGVNKRRERVNPASNRRKTTTKKFRPPVSLKNQIRSAERMLRKNLPAEVREAQEQKLEALKKQQDIHTRLAVERKIFLRDKKIKFFERRKIERRIRRLEKLQRASSSQSASPDQLASLKQDLQYVMYFPKNEKYVPLFSGTDDAEIVDKRNGLRKQIEDRLSAAAASGKDLEETGSEDDGLLDLSDDDFFLAGSSSDEADADDELTDKSTREQASGKAVSGMSSDEKNQRHISARALMPPPRPSNKLSRFGSAGQNSSKQRSDISTSRYASNSKSSSDFRVREPSRSGTSSDFRVREPSRAGTSSDFRVREPSRSGTSHGSSLSSNSDAHKPRTGHGSSLSSNSDAHKPRRKRRPKKKKKQE, from the exons ATGGCTCACGGCGGCGGTGTCAACAAGCGCCGCGAGAGGGTCAACCCCGCCTCAAACCGTAGAAAAACCACCACCAAGAAATTCAGACCACCCGTTTCTCTCAAAAACCAAATCCGATCCGCCGAACGCATGCTCCGAAAG AATTTACCAGCGGAGGTTAGAGAAGCACAGGAGCAGAAACTGGAAGCACTGAAGAAACAGCAGGATATTCACACTCGCCTCGCTGTGGAACGTAAGATATTTTTACGTGATAAGAAGATTAAGTTCTTTGAGAGGAGAAAGATTGAACGGAGAATTAGACGCTTAGAGAAGCTTCAGCGTGCTTCTTCGTCTCAATCTGCTTCTCCTGATCAGCTTGCATCGCTTAAACAAGATCTTCAATATGTTATG TACTTTCCCAAGAATGAGAAATATGTTCCTTTATTTAGTGGAACTGATGATGCGGAGATAGTTGACAAGCGAAATGGGCTGCGCAAACAGATTGAAGACAGGTTATCTGCGGCTGCTGCAAGTGGCAAGGATTTAGAAG AGACTGGCAGTGAGGATGACGGTCTTCTGGATCTCAGTGATGATGATTTTTTCCTTGCTGGGAGTTCTAGTGATGAAGCTGACGCAGATGATGAATTGACAGACAAAAGTACCAG AGAGCAGGCTTCTGGAAAAGCTGTGTCTGGCATGTCCAGCGATGAAAAAAATCAG AGGCACATTTCTGCCAGAGCTTTGATGCCTCCTCCTCGCCCTTCAAACAAGTTGTCAAGGTTTGGGTCTGCAGGCCAAAATTCATCTAAACAGAGATCTGATATTTCTACATCCCGCTACGCATCAAACAGCAAAAGCAGCTCAGACTTCAGAGTAAGGGAACCCTCAAGATCAGGGACCAGCTCAGACTTCAGAGTAAGGGAACCTTCAAGAGCAGGGACCAGCTCAGACTTCAGAGTAAGGGAACCCTCAAGATCAGGGACCAGTCATGGCAGTAGTCTAAGCTCCAACTCTGATGCTCACAAGCCTCGGACAGGTCATGGCAGTAGTCTAAGCTCCAACTCTGATGCTCACAAGCCTCGGAGAAAGAGAAGAcctaagaagaaaaagaagcag GAATGA
- the LOC25484460 gene encoding rRNA-processing protein efg1 isoform X3 translates to MAHGGGVNKRRERVNPASNRRKTTTKKFRPPVSLKNQIRSAERMLRKNLPAEVREAQEQKLEALKKQQDIHTRLAVERKIFLRDKKIKFFERRKIERRIRRLEKLQRASSSQSASPDQLASLKQDLQYVMYFPKNEKYVPLFSGTDDAEIVDKRNGLRKQIEDRLSAAAASGKDLEETGSEDDGLLDLSDDDFFLAGSSSDEADADDELTDKSTREQASGKAVSGMSSDEKNQFLSILAHFCRGTFLPEL, encoded by the exons ATGGCTCACGGCGGCGGTGTCAACAAGCGCCGCGAGAGGGTCAACCCCGCCTCAAACCGTAGAAAAACCACCACCAAGAAATTCAGACCACCCGTTTCTCTCAAAAACCAAATCCGATCCGCCGAACGCATGCTCCGAAAG AATTTACCAGCGGAGGTTAGAGAAGCACAGGAGCAGAAACTGGAAGCACTGAAGAAACAGCAGGATATTCACACTCGCCTCGCTGTGGAACGTAAGATATTTTTACGTGATAAGAAGATTAAGTTCTTTGAGAGGAGAAAGATTGAACGGAGAATTAGACGCTTAGAGAAGCTTCAGCGTGCTTCTTCGTCTCAATCTGCTTCTCCTGATCAGCTTGCATCGCTTAAACAAGATCTTCAATATGTTATG TACTTTCCCAAGAATGAGAAATATGTTCCTTTATTTAGTGGAACTGATGATGCGGAGATAGTTGACAAGCGAAATGGGCTGCGCAAACAGATTGAAGACAGGTTATCTGCGGCTGCTGCAAGTGGCAAGGATTTAGAAG AGACTGGCAGTGAGGATGACGGTCTTCTGGATCTCAGTGATGATGATTTTTTCCTTGCTGGGAGTTCTAGTGATGAAGCTGACGCAGATGATGAATTGACAGACAAAAGTACCAG AGAGCAGGCTTCTGGAAAAGCTGTGTCTGGCATGTCCAGCGATGAAAAAAATCAG TTTTTAAGTATCTTAGCCCATTTTTGTAGAGGCACATTTCTGCCAGAGCTTTGA